CTCTAGGAGTGACCCGAACAGTCGGGCCTTGAGAGCGATCGGCAGCATCCCGATGAACGCCTGCACGGCGAAGCTCAGCGCTTCGCCGTCATCGTCGATCGCGTCCAGCTCGCGGCGGATCGCCGCTCCCCACGCCCGCGCGGATCCCGCCTCCAGCCAACGGATGACGTCGCACAAGCGGGTGGCGACCGCCCGCGAGAGGTTCAGGCTCATCTGGCGGGCCTGGCGCGGGCAAGGGCGTTGTTGCTCGGCAGTTCCGGAGGGTTCTGCCGCGCCAGTTCGACGCCAGCGTCCGTCAACCGATAGGCGTGGCGGGGCGGCCGCCCGCGCTCCGTGGCCTCTTGCCATTGCGCTTCGAGATAGCCCTGCTCCTCCAGCCGCAGCAGCAGCGGGTACAGCGTGCCAGACCTTACGCCTGTCTCCTTGCTCAGGTCGTAGCCGTGGGACCAGCGCCCGGCGCTGCGGAGCATGACGGCGAGCACTAGGCGTGCTTTCTCGGACAGCTTGCGTTTTCGAGCCATGGCGCTATTAAATCTACCTATGTTGAGTTTTGTCAATGCTGGCGGTGGCAATCCGTCGTTGAGCGAAGTGATGGGAGAGTTGAGGTGAGGCGTATCGACCTAATATTGGCGATAGTTCTGCTCGTAGGCGGTGTCCATTCCTTGGCCGCTCCCGCGGCCCTCGCCGAGTCCTGCGCGCGGGAGAAGGTCGACAAGGTGGAGGTGCCGAACACGGTGTGGGTGCCCGACGCCGATGGCGACCAGGTACCGCTCTGGCCCGAGGGGGCGACCATCGCGTCGCCGGACCTCGAC
The nucleotide sequence above comes from Pseudomonadota bacterium. Encoded proteins:
- a CDS encoding PadR family transcriptional regulator, yielding MARKRKLSEKARLVLAVMLRSAGRWSHGYDLSKETGVRSGTLYPLLLRLEEQGYLEAQWQEATERGRPPRHAYRLTDAGVELARQNPPELPSNNALARARPAR